The stretch of DNA TCGAGAGTCGTGAGTATCGAGTACATAGTTATGGGTCATGGGTTAGTCCACAGACCATAGTCGATAGTCCATAGTAATGTTGTAGGAAACTGCATATTTCTATGGACTGTTTTGTTTAATATAAATTAATTGAATAAATCATTACTCGAGATTCTGGACTATGAACTATGGTCTATTGACCTCCTTCACTAATTAGGCAAGCGATTAAAAATATTCATAATCAGTTCCTCATTGATCGGTTTGATATAGAACCCAGATACGGCGCTATATTGGCGGGCTTTTATTTTATCTTCTTCCTGAATGGAGGAAGTGATCAAAAAAATGGGTATATCTTTGTTGATCCACGGACTAAGTTTTTGGAATTCATCCAGAAAGCTCCAGCCATCCATAACAGGCAT from Solitalea canadensis DSM 3403 encodes:
- a CDS encoding response regulator is translated as MKIIENLCIIDDDRICQFIIKTYAKARSLARNTQIFADANSALEHLKSFSGDVSHLPDLIMLDINMPVMDGWSFLDEFQKLSPWINKDIPIFLITSSIQEEDKIKARQYSAVSGFYIKPINEELIMNIFNRLPN